The following proteins are encoded in a genomic region of Anabas testudineus chromosome 13, fAnaTes1.2, whole genome shotgun sequence:
- the st14a gene encoding suppression of tumorigenicity 14a: protein MDYMESGSRFTKTDKDWDTSVQFLPASDNKKLEKKKGPGKIGLVIGVVIAAAVIALVTGLLVWHFHFRKDVWAKRMYTGSMRITNQAFIDAYENSNSSEFQALANQVSSQLKAIYLKNAQLKKYYVRSTVQAFSEGSVIAYYLSEFRVPAHEEAAVDEAIASMGKAQRSITKSDSLAVDDMVSSAIDARMLSPSFKNILNFSKHAKANKVGQIESPGFPDRPYPSDTFMQWQLRADVNNVIQLEFDTLNLEDNCANDFIKIYDSLVAIEGRAIQELCGYRSHSQQMTFQSSRNVMLVTMATNNEKNYPGFRAKFSQVPVGSRSTTCGGQLVGQKGTFSSPNFPNYYPPKITCQWSIEVPEGKTVKLTFKKFLLSESGQKNKKDCHKDYVMVNGKKFCGDQPDKTLMETSTNNKMNVEFNSDSSYVDRGFEAEYEAIDTNDPCPNQFQCNNQRCIKSELRCDGWNDCGDMSDETNCKCKADDISCKNGLCKPSFWKCDNVDDCGDGTDELNCGCKSDQITCKNGKCVSEKTRCDGRDDCGDGTDELDCVRDSASTTCSELTFKCKNNVCISKVNPECDGIQDCPDGSDEENCDCGKNRFKSSRIVGGLDAEDGEFPWQVSLQVKSYGHVCGASIISPQWLVTAAHCVQDDSKIRFSQPGTWEAQLGLHTQRNIGSTVVKRNLKQIIPHPYYNAYTFDNDIALMELDSPITYSDYIKPICLPAATHDFPAGETVWISGWGATREGGTAASVLQKAQVRIINGTVCNTLMSGQITSRMMCAGVLTGGVDACQGDSGGPLSSASGSRKFLAGVVSWGDGCGRRNKPGIYTRVTKFRGWIKEKTGV from the exons ATGGATTACATGGAGAGCGGGTCGAGATTCACCAAAACG GATAAAGACTGGGATACGTCTGTCCAGTTCCTTCCAGCATCAGATAATAAAAAGCTTGAGAAGAAAAAGGGTCCTGGGAAAATTGGGCTGGTGATCGGCGTGGtgattgctgctgctgttattgcaCTTGTTACTGGACTGCTGGTCTGGCATTTCCACT TCCGTAAAGATGTGTGGGCCAAGAGGATGTACACCGGCTCCATGCGGATCACCAACCAGGCGTTTATTGACGCCTACGAGAACTCAAACAGCTCAGAGTTCCAGGCACTCGCTAACCAGGTGTCTTCACAG CTTAAAgccatatatttaaaaaatgcacagCTGAAGAAATACTATGTACGTTCTACAGTTCAAGCTTTCAG TGAAGGCAGTGTTATCGCCTACTACTTGTCTGAGTTCAGAGTCCCTGCACACGAAGAGGCAGCTGTTGATGAGGCCATTGCTTCTATGGGCAAAGCGCAGCGTTCCATTACCAAATCAGACTCTCTGGCCGTTGATGATATGGTGTCTTCAG CAATTGATGCCCGCATGTTGTCACCATCATTCAAAA ATATTCTCAACTTTTCCAAACATGCAAAGGCCAATAAAGTAGGGCAGATCGAGTCTCCTGGCTTCCCTGATAGGCCTTATCCCAGCGACACCTTCATGCAGTGGCAACTGAGGGCAGACGTGAACAATGTCATCCAGCTTGAGTTTGATACACTGAATCTAGAAGATAATTGTGCCAATGACTTTATCAAAATCTACGACTCCCTGGTGGCCATTGAGGGTCGCGCAATACAAGA GTTGTGTGGTTACCGTTCACATAGTCAACAAATGACCTTTCAGTCTTCTCGAAATGTCATGCTGGTGACGATGGCGACTAATAATGAGAAGAACTACCCGGGTTTCAGAGCCAAATTCTCACAAGTTCCAGTTGGAAGTAGAA gtaCAACCTGTGGTGGCCAGCTGGTCGGCCAAAAAGGAACCTTTAGTTCTCCCAACTTCCCGAACTACTATCCTCCTAAAATTACATGTCAGTGGTCAATAGAG GTCCCTGAGGGCAAAACAGTGAAGCTGACATTCAAAAAGTTCCTCTTGTCTGAATCTGGGCAGAAGAACAAAAAGGACTGTCACAAAGACTACGTGATGGTGAACGGAAAGAA ATTTTGTGGAGATCAACCAGACAAAACACTAATGGAAACTAGcaccaacaacaaaatgaatgtgGAGTTTAATTCGGACTCCTCTTACGTGGACCGAGGTTTTGAGGCAGAGTATGAGGCCATTGACACGAACGACC CTTGTCCAAACCAGTTCCAATGCAACAATCAGCGCTGTATTAAGTCAGAGCTCAGGTGTGATGGCTGGAATGACTGTGGAGACATGAGCGATGAGACAAACTGCA AGTGCAAAGCAGATGATATCAGTTGTAAAAATGGACTGTGTAAGCCCTCGTTCTGGAAATGTGATAACGTAGACGACTGCGGAGACGGCACCGATGAACTGAACT gtGGGTGTAAATCTGACCAAATAACATGTAAGAATGGTAAATGTGTCTCTGAGAAGACTCGCTGTGATGGAAGAGATGACTGTGGGGATGGCACAGATGAGCTTGACTGTGTGAGAG ACTCTGCTAGTACAACCTGTAGTGAactcacatttaaatgtaaaaacaacgTTTGCATCAGTAAAGTGAACCCAGAATGTGACGGGATACAGGACTGTCCTGATGGATCTGATGAGGAAAACTGCG ACTGTGGAAAGAATAGGTTCAAGTCATCACGTATTGTCGGTGGTCTGGATGCGGAAGATGGGGAGTTTCCATGGCAGGTCAGCCTGCAAGTCAAAAGCTATGGTCACGTGTGTGGAGCATCCATCATCAGTCCCCAATGGCTGGTCACCGCTGCCCACTGTGTGCAAGATGACAGCAAAATAAG ATTCTCCCAGCCGGGCACATGGGAAGCTCAACTTGGCCTTCACACCCAGCGGAATATTGGAAGCACTGTGGTGAAGAGAAACCTGAAGCAGATCATACCCCACCCTTACTACAACGCATACACCTTTGACAACGACATTGCCCTAATGGAGCTCGACAGTCCCATCACCTACTCTGACTATATCAAGCCCATCTGCTTACCAGCTGCCACACATGACTTTCCAGCTGGTGAGACGGTGTGGATCTCTGGATGGGGTGCCACTCGAGAAGGAG GAACAGCTGCTTCAGTGCTCCAAAAAGCTCAGGTCCGAATAATAAATGGCACAGTGTGTAACACTTTGATGTCCGGGCAGATCACATCTCGGATGATGTGTGCTGGGGTGCTGACTGGAGGAGTTGATGCCTGTCAG GGTGACTCTGGCGGTCCTCTGTCCAGTGCGAGCGGCAGTCGTAAGTTCTTGGCAGGAGTAGTCAGCTGGGGCGATGGCTGCGGGCGCAGAAACAAACCTGGCATCTACACAAGAGTCACCAAATTCCGTGGCTGGATCAAAGAAAAGACAGGGGTGTAG
- the LOC113172321 gene encoding uncharacterized protein LOC113172321 has protein sequence MGGLHSKKVKQKQKLPINKDTRNAKNTKEAVANYGKANDLTGIPSNAEGTSEQLAPTQLINDQVEPSNGNEAVLIRRHQVSAVDGQEQLTDNAGDISQYADPVKLVPYPPFTVRVTKSHRGAVKPKDEETSTPTPLLQQATTARPTTGHTDVNITAGKYDVMSDILHQLISEQIKLMPTAQVPQNTNPTAPVQQQTDRQVIYCYTQPEEGKNFPPSQQRPAAKETTEVQTVREVADTVHSCKVFTSVQLPAQMFCKDASPQEECNFGSKGQQEVIPACRIWRESTRPAENLHTEEAGKQAKENLNKFQNQSSSCGASNVNKASTDFISHATDKAQQSKPTNTSTTPFAQVPATKPTRPEGRSTQMATQPTAQVSNNENEQKQCLNHHSATNVIPVDYHYCSIPKSERNRANAARLRLRKKLAKKLKAQRKHGRTSTQQGVEVPVTTVAEHSQQGCTAMEENLGKKHAGPQLMPETNKSDYRNTLSCIQTVNMKVEAAHVPIVEEKPIAAPNNAGTHNLVTTATDTNVKLRRQCEPKVSLPEDTAVRPKKNCTPKDFDQDQPKNTVNVTMKEEINRKNGQIEKQEQASTPVTPEHKVCAKGRWHQFTVNQSCSHKAHCKHNPGKDLPPNVKKWYEESPEYEPPWVTTARLAACLALRQMQNDDEGDQE, from the exons ATGGGTGGTCTGCACTCAAAAAaggtgaaacaaaagcaaaagcttCCTATTAATAAGGACACAAGAAATGCAAAGAACACAAAAGAAGCAGTGGCTAACTATGGCAAAGCAAATGATTTAACTGGAATTCCCAGTAACGCTGAAGGCACTAGTGAACAACTAGCCCCTACTCAACTTATAAATGATCAGGTAGAACCCAGCAATGGTAATGAAGCAGTGCTCATAAGGAGGCATCAAGTCTCTGCTGTTGATGGCCAAGAACAACTGACTGACAATGCTGGGGACATTTCACAGTATGCTGACCCAGTAAAACTGGTCCCTTATCCTCCCTTCACTGTTAGAGTGACTAAATCACACAGAGGTGCTGTAAAACCTAAGGATGAAGAGACCAGTACTCCAACTCCATTGCTCCAACAGGCTACAACTGCAAGACCAACCACTGGGCACACAGATGTGAACATAACTGCAGGAAAATATGACGTTATGTCAGACATCTTACATCAACTCATAtctgaacaaataaaactgatgccTACAGCACAAGTGCCACAAAATACAAATCCTACAGCACCAGTacagcaacagacagacagacaggtgataTATTGCTATACCCAGCCTGAGGAAGGAAAAAACTTCCCACCATCACAGCAGAGGCCTGCAGCTAAGGAGACCACAGAAGTACAGACAGTTAGAGAGGTTGCAGACACCGTCCATAGCTGTAAAGTATTTACCTCGGTCCAACTGCCAGCACAGATGTTCTGTAAAGATGCCTCACCTCAGGAAGAATGCAA CTTTGGCAGTAAAGGGCAACAAGAGGTGATCCCTGCATGTCGTATATGGAGAGAGTCCACCAGACCTGCTGAAAACCTACACACCGAAGAAGCTGGGAAACAGGCAAAGGAAAATCTCAACAAATTTCAGAATCAAAGCTCCAGTTGTGGTGCCTCCAACGTGAACAAAGCAAGCACTGACTTTATCAGCCATGCAACAGACAAGGCTCAGCAAAGCAAACCCACAAACACGTCAACAACACCTTTTGCTCAAGTACCTGCCACCAAGCCTACAAGACCAGAAGGCCGGTCAACTCAAATGGCAACTCAACCTACAGCTCAGGTCagcaataatgaaaatgaacaaaaacagtgtcTGAACCACCACAGTGCGACCAATGTGATACCAGTGGACTATCATTATTGCTCCATCCCCAAATCAGAGAGAAACCGTGCTAATGCTGCCAGACTGAGGCTGAGGAAGAAACTAGCTAAAAAATTAAAGGCTCAGCGAAAACATGGCCGTACAAGCACCCAGCAAGGAGTGGAAGTTCCCGTGACTACTGTTGCAGAGCATTCACAGCAAGGTTGCACTGCCATGGAAGAAAACCTGGGGAAAAAACATGCTGGGCCACAGCTAATGCCTGAAACTAACAAATCTGATTATAGAAACACTTTGTCTTGCATACAAACAGTCAACATGAAAGTAGAAGCAGCACATGTCCCCATAGTGGAAGAGAAGCCTATAGCTGCCCCGAATAATGCTGGCACTCACAATCTAGTAACTACTGCTACAGATACAAATGTCAAGCTAAGACGGCAGTGTGAACCTAAAGTCTCCCTCCCGGAAGATACTGCTGTCAGGCCAAAGAAAAACTGCACACCCAAAGACTTTGATCAGGACCAACCTAagaatacagtaaatgttactATGAAAGAAGAGATTAACAGGAAAAATGGTCAAATTGAAAAACAGGAGCAAGCCAGCACTCCAGTGACTCCTGAACACAAAGTCTGTGCCAAGGGTCGCTGGCACCAGTTTACAGTGAATCAGTCCTGTTCCCACAAGGCACATTGTAAACATAACCCTGGAAAGGATTTACCACCAAATGTCAAAAAATG gtatgaAGAATCCCCAGAGTATGAACCTCCTTGGGTCACCACTGCAAGACTTGCAGCTTGCCTAGCACTGAGACAGATGCAGAATGACGATGAAGGTGATCAAGAATGA
- the dhx34 gene encoding probable ATP-dependent RNA helicase DHX34: protein MDSDRRRETRSWDWDSPQCRAQLDEIFFRPHDYIQTGTPEHKEFWAFFDRFQRFKTKRDMSESGGTRLKQDREDGESRRKTGKVDLGLPKEYDARYRINVSVCTRDIEERFGKTEHRSKHRSSGPGSQEISDCRLALLHFLDFSQRQSFGKLSKLRREQKNLPIFQYRDRIVNLVRSHPVVVVAGDTGCGKSTQVPQYLLSAGFNHIACTQPRRIACISLAKRVSFESLNQYGSKVGYQIRFETSRTAATKLLFLTEGLLLRQIQQDRTLAQHEVVIVDEVHERHLHCDFLLGVLRSLLADRPDLRLILMSATINIKLFSDYFNSAPVLQVPGRLFPIQVIYQPIPPEEQASRTEKLDPRPYLRILQGIDQRYPPEERGDLLLFLSGVAEISTIQEACQVYATHTRRWIVLPLHSTLSLAQQDKVFDIAPPGVRKCIISTNIAETSVTIDGVRFVVDSGKVKEMSFDPKAKMQRLQEFWISRASSEQRKGRAGRTGPGVCYRLYAESDYNAFAPYPVPEIHRVALDSLILQMKSMGLGDPLSFIFIDPPPAASIQTAVTYLKEQGALDSCGELTSIGSLLAQLPVDVVIGKMLVLGSLFNLVEPVLTVAAALSVQSPFLRSSQHNPDCATARQSLHSNQGDPFSLLNTFNAWVEVKGERGGGSRKWCRRRGLEEQRLYEMVNLRRQFKDLLRSHGLLESEDSTPSGGDRGQRRERLTERRKLHQMKRDHEQQEGSKRKVLRLEEGQDGEFSSGSDTEETGRRKKDKEKSEQNVDIQEVKFKLRHNVSELQESVSVSQDLTSRQQALLKLLLCRGLYPQLALPDEHNSTRKDSDQVFHTKNKHGVVVHPTSVFASDPEVLHVPEDDNREMEPDRKDSSRHQLLAFVTLLETNKPYLSNCVRVPALQSLLLVANSVDSNADCTRLVVDGWLELELRDPEEALKVLSSALTLRAEWERLLLVQLGQNKMGSTSVQGVSRRTMEKLSESLVRFLLFTEISYSLQRLTAFQTQNLYIGPQSESELSHMNTLDLNPLFPGAEAKPDPIKGGLRVTSFFTYNCLADSKDLYSECLRTFWSCPNCDLYMPLTPLERMQHEASCRPAGEQQEMDEEAEGGKSGSFSASSLTRVYHCDVCNEDLNLTSTEILKHKRQHMYSAK from the exons ATGGATTCAGACCGAAGGAGAGAAACCCGGAGCTGGGACTGGGACAGTCCGCAGTGCCGAGCCCAGCTGGATGAAATCTTTTTCCGTCCGCATGATTACATCCAGACAGGCACCCCAGAGCATAAAGAGTTCTGGGCTTTCTTTGACCGCTTTCAGAGGTTCAAAACAAAGAGGGACATGTCTGAGTCCGGAGGAACCCGTCTaaaacaggacagagaagacggggagagcaggaggaagactGGAAAGGTAGATCTTGGACTTCCTAAAGAGTATGATGCTCGATACCGGATcaatgtctctgtgtgtaccAGGGATATTGAGGAGCGTTTCGGAAAGACAGAGCACAGAAGCAAGCATAGATCCTCAGGGCCCGGCAGTCAGGAGATCTCTGACTGTCGCCTGGCCCTCTTGCATTTTCTAGATTTCAGCCAAAGACAGAGTTTTGGCAAATTGTCCAAACTTCGCCGGGAGCAGAAAAACCTGCCCATCTTCCAGTACCGGGACAGGATAGTGAACCTAGTTCGCAGTCACCCTGTGGTTGTGGTGGCAGGGGACACAGGCTGTGGGAAATCCACCCAAGTACCTCAGTATCTTCTTTCAGCTGGCTTCAACCACATCGCCTGCACTCAGCCTCGACGTATCGCCTGTATATCCCTCGCAAAGAGGGTCAGCTTCGAGAGCCTCAATCAGTATGGCTCAAAG GTTGGTTACCAAATTCGCTTTGAGACCTCCCGGACCGCAGCCACCAAACTGCTGTTTCTGACAGAGGGGCTGCTGCTTCGACAGATCCAGCAGGACAGGACACTGGCTCAGCATGAGGTGGTGATTGTGGATGAGGTCCACGAGAGACACCTCCACTGTGACTTCCTTCTTGGGGTCCTGCGGTCTCTGCTTGCTGACCGTCCAGACCTGCGCCTCATCCTTATGTCAGCCACCATCAACATCAAACTTTTCTCGGACTATTTCAACAGTGCTCCTGTGCTACAGGTGCCAGGCAGGCTGTTTCCTATACAG GTGATATACCAACCCATTCCACCCGAGGAGCAGGCTTCACGTACAGAGAAGCTAGATCCCAGACCATACCTGCGCATCCTGCAGGGAATTGATCAGCGTTACCCCCCAGAGGAGCGGGGTGACCTGCTTCTGTTCCTCAGTGGTGTGGCAGAGATCTCCACCATCCAGGAGGCCTGTCAAGTTtatgccacacacacacgtcgCTGGATAGTTTTGCCACTGCACAGCACACTCTCGCTGGCCCAGCAGGATAAG GTATTTGACATTGCTCCTCCTGGGGTGAGAAAGTGCATCATTTCTACAAATATTGCTGAGACTTCAGTCACAATTGATGGGGTGCGCTTTGTTGTTGACTCAG GAAAGGTAAAGGAAATGAGTTTTGATCCTAAGGCCAAGATGCAACGCCTACAGGAGTTTTGGATCAGTCGTGCCAGTTCTGAGCAGAGGAAAGGTAGAGCAGGTCGTACAGGTCCAGGGGTGTGTTACCGTCTGTATGCTGAATCTGACTACAATGCCTTTGCACCTTATCCTGTGCCTGAAATCCACAGGGTGGCCCTGGACTCCCTTATTCTCCAG ATGAAGAGCATGGGTCTTGGAGATCCACTTTCTTTCATCTTCATTGATCCACCTCCAGCTGCTAGTATCCAGACTGCAGTCACTTATCTGAAAGAGCAAGGGGCACTAGACAGTTGTGGTGAACTGACCTCCATTGGAAGTTTGTTAGCACAACTACCTGTTGATGTGGTCATAG GGAAGATGCTGGTGCTGGGCTCTTTGTTTAACCTGGTAGAGCCTGTGTTGACAGTGGCAGCAGCTCTCAGTGTTCAGTCACCTTTCCTGCGCAGCTCACAACACAACCCAGACTGTGCCACTGCCCGCCAATCTCTGCACAGCAACCAGGGTGACCCCTTCTCACTGCTCAACACCTTCAATGCCTGGGTAGAG gtgaaaggagaaagaggtggTGGCTCAAGGAAATGGTGCAGAAGGAGAGGCTTGGAGGAGCAGCGACTATATGAGATGGTCAACCTACGCAGACAGTTCAAG GACTTACTGAGGAGCCATGGCTTGCTGGAATCAGAGGACTCTACTCCATCTGGTGGTGACCGTGGGCAGCGTAGGGAGAGGctaacagagaggagaaagctgCATCAGATGAAGAGAGATCACGAGCAGCAGGAGGGCAGCAAGCGTAAGGTCCTGAGGCTGGAGGAGGGCCAGGACGGAGAGTTCTCATCCGGATCTGACACAGAGGAAACGGGCAGACGTAAGAAGGACAAAGAGAAATCCGAACAGAATGTGGACATACAG GAGGTGAAGTTCAAGTTGCGTCACAACGTGTCGGAGCTGCAGGAGTCAGTTAGCGTTAGTCAGGACTTGACGTCCCGCCAGCAGGCTTTGCTTAAGCTGCTGCTTTGCAGAGGCCTGTACCCTCAGCTGGCGCTGCCTGATGAACATAACTCCACCCGCAAGGACTCAGACCAG GTGTTTCACACAAAGAATAAGCATGGAGTGGTGGTCCACCCCACCAGTGTGTTTGCTAGTGACCCAGAAGTTTTACATGTGCCTGAAGATGACAACAGAGAAATGG AGCCTGATAGGAAGGACAGCAGCAGACACCAGCTGCTAGCCTTCGTCACTCTGTTGGAGACCAACAAGCCGTATTTGTCTAATTGTGTACGAGTTCCTGCACTGCAA TCTCTGCTGCTGGTGGCAAACTCAGTGGACAGTAACGCCGACTGCACGCGTCTGGTGGTGGACGGCTGGCTGGAACTAGAACTTAGGGATCCAGAGGAGGCCCTGAAGGTGCTGTCCTCAGCCCTGACCCTCAGGGCTGAATGGGAGCGCCTGCTCCTGGTCCAGCTGGGACAGAACAAAATGGGGAGCACTTCAGTCCAGGGGGTATCTCGCAGAACCATGGAGAAGCTGAGCGAAAGCCTCGTCCGCTTCCTGCTGTTCACTGAG ATCAGTTACAGCCTGCAGCGACTCACAGCTTTCCAGACCCAGAATTTGTACATTGGCCCTCAGTCCGAGTCTGAGCTGTCTCACATGAACACTCTAGATCTAAATCCACTGTTCCCAGGAGCGGAGGCCAAGCCGGACCCCATTAAAGGAGGACTGCGTGTCACCAGCTTCTTCACCTACAACTGTCTGGCT GACTCAAAGGACCTCTACAGCGAGTGTTTGCGCACTTTCTGGAGCTGTCCTAACTGTGACCTCTACATGCCTCTGACTCCACTGGAACGCATGCAGCATGAGGCCTCCTGCAGGCCAGCTGGAGAACAGCAGGAGATGGACGAAG AGGCAGAAGGTGGAAAGTCGGGCTCCTTCTCAGCGTCTAGTCTTACCAGGGTTTATCATTGTGATGTCTGCAACGAAGACCTAAACCTCACCTCCACTGAGATCCTCAAACATAAGAGGCAGCACATGTATTCTGCCAAGTAA
- the psmd8 gene encoding 26S proteasome non-ATPase regulatory subunit 8: protein MALKETAGLYETLKAEWNKKNPNLNKCGDLLSKLKISLLELNFLPTGGSALTKQQLILARDVLEIGALWSILKKDIPSFERYMAQLKCYYFDYKDELPEAAYMHQLLGLNLLFLLSQNRVSEFHTELERLSARDIQTNVYIRHPVSLEQYLMEGSYNKVFLAKGNIPAESYTFFIDILLDTIRDEIAGCIEKAYEQIQFSEATRVLFFSTPKKMTEYAKKRGWSLSPDGYYSFTSQQQRTEEVTIPSTELAQQVIEYARQLEMIV from the exons ATGGCGTTGAAAGAGACTGCTGGGTTGTACGAGACGCTGAAAGCAGAGTGGAACAAGAAAAACccaaatctaaataaatgtgGAGACCTTCTGAGCAAACTTAAG ATTTCATTATTGGAGCTGAACTTTTTACCCACCGGTGGCTCCGCACTCACCAAGCAGCAGCTTATTTTAGCCC gtgaTGTCCTTGAAATTGGAGCCTTGTGGAGTATCCTCAAAAAGGACATCCCATCCTTTGAGAGATACATGGCCCAGCTGAAATGTTACTACTTTGATTACAA GGATGAACTTCCTGAAGCGGCCTACATGCACCAGTTGCTTGGACTGAACCTGCTCTTCCTGCTATCTCAAAACCGTGTGTCTGAGTTTCACACAGAACTTGAGAGACTGAGTGCACGAGATATTCAAACCAACGTATACATCAGACACCCAGTGTCATTAGAGCAG TACTTGATGGAGGGAAGCTACAACAAGGTATTTCTTGCCAAAGGCAACATCCCTGCAGAGAGCTACACCTTTTTTATAGATATTCTGCTTGACACAATTCG TGACGAGATTGCAGGTTGCATAGAGAAAGCATATGAGCAGATCCAGTTCAGTGAAGCCACCCGTGTGCTTTTCTTCAGTACCCCAAAAAAGATGACAGAGTATGCCAAGAAG agaGGATGGAGTTTGAGCCCAGATGGCTATTACTCTTTCACCAGTCAGCAGCAGCGAACAGAAGAGGTGACCATCCCCTCTACAGAGCTGGCACAACAGGTCATCGAATATGCACGACAGCTGGAAATGATTGTGTAA
- the spred3 gene encoding sprouty-related, EVH1 domain-containing protein 3 encodes MTCNLCQSHTGSESSSNSRKEMLPKPITIVTSESSSTCFVRTDEFSFGSSHAVTTQTPAQIHTRPGQHQLSQMTTVLNPPAPPPPPPAPPTPPVGPPASSPLSPLSPTISLLEEGDLRSVDPCKDLWGSRGYEDYRRAGATRTMVGGLTGGVVVGGGGSLQDKSELCVVRFEKELAGVGTAGCEVTVSLESKASQRLSSSSPTCMSMPNAVSGVSSGAGSPQETGKGSPSPCCIHTSLATPRSRTRKRGGAASSSGDPGVISPDDDSPCPQASSSCSSRCVYCRSVFSASENGRGRCRDAPDPALHCLRQWTCVWCAESLLYHCMSDSEGEFWEPCSCDDSLGGHPHPLCCARWLALLALSLFVPCMCCYLPLRACLRCGERCGCCGGKHKAVR; translated from the exons ATGACATGCAACCTCTGCCAGTCCCATACAGGAAGTGAGTCGTCATCCAATAGCAGAAAGGAGATGCTTCCCAAACCCATCACTATAGTGACGAGCGAGTCATCGTCTACCTGTTTTGTGCGCACAGATGAATTTAGTTTCGGATCCAGCCATGCTGTCACCACTCAGACACCTGCTCAG ATCCACACCAGGCCGGGACAACATCAGCTATCACAAATGACGACTGTGTTGAATCCTCCAGCGCCCCCGCCACCACCTCCTGCTCCACCTACTCCCCCTGTGGGTCCTCCAGCCTCATCTCCTCTGTCCCCCCTCTCACCTACCATTTCACTTCTGGAGGAGGGAGACCTGCGAAGTGTGGATCCTTGCAAAGATTTGTGGGGATCTCGAGGTTATGAGGACTATCGACGGGCTGGGGCTACAAGGACTATGGTTGGGGGGCTGACCGGGGGCGTGGTTGTTGGAGGTGGAGGGAGTCTGCAGGACAAGTCGGAACTGTGTGTGGTTCGCTTTGAGAAGGAGCTCGCAGGAGTGGGGACGGCAGGCTGTGAAGTAACCGTGAGCCTGGAAAGCAAAGCTTCCCAGCGTTTGTCCTCGTCGTCTCCCACCTGTATGTCCATGCCCAATGCTGTGTCAGGCGTGTCCTCAGGTGCCGGTTCACCCCAAGAGACAGGCAAAGGCTCGCCCTCTCCCTGCTGCATCCACACCTCACTGGCCACACCCCGGTCACGGACTCGTAAGAGAGGAGGTGCGGCCAGCAGCAGCGGTGACCCAGGGGTCATCTCCCCTGACGACGACAGCCCGTGTCCTCAGGCTTCATCGTCATGCTCATCTCGCTGTGTGTACTGCCGCTCTGTTTTCAGTGCTTCAGAGAACGGGCGGGGCCGCTGCAGGGATGCTCCAGACCCAGCCCTGCACTGCCTTCGCCAGTGGACCTGTGTGTGGTGTGCAGAGAGTCTGCTCTACCACTGCATGTCGGACTCTGAAGGAGAGTTCTGGGAGCCTTGCTCATGTGATGACTCGTTGGGGGGCCACCCGCACCCCCTTTGCTGTGCCCGCTGGTTGGCCCTACTGGCCCTGTCGCTCTTTGTGCCCTGCATGTGCTGCTACCTGCCTTTACGCGCCTGCCTGCGGTGTGGAGAGAGGTGTGGCTGCTGTGGGGGAAAGCACAAGGCGGTCCGATGA